Proteins from one Mercurialis annua linkage group LG7, ddMerAnnu1.2, whole genome shotgun sequence genomic window:
- the LOC126656852 gene encoding uncharacterized protein LOC126656852 — protein sequence MKWNVLKNNKFSISKTWKVYRTDYNSLPWFKIVWGKNSIPKHSFILWLAIKNRLKTKDKLKRWGVTPDDHCVLCILLLKFGKPWEPFAESIRTLGPGEELSVGLAERALGKVFQPTFAELYIIWITRNKKIFLNENGVPAEAVKRIRSILLDKFNGYSTSTSFNSIMYDIQQL from the exons ATGAAGTGGAATGTTCTGAAGAATAATAAGTTCTCTATCAGCAAAACTTGGAAGGTGTACAGGACTGACTATAATAGCTTGCCTTGGTTTAAAATTGTGTGGGGAAAAAATTCTATTCCTAAACACAGTTTTATTCTTTGGCTAGCTATAAAAAACAGACTCAAGACCAAAGATAAACTGAAAAGGTGGGGTGTGACTCCTGATGACCATTGTGTTTTGTGCA TTTTGCTACTGAAATTTGGAAAGCCATGGGAGCCATTTGCAGAATCAATCAGAACATTGGGTCCTGGAGAAGAATTATCAGTTGGTTTAGCAGAAAGAGCACTAGGAAAAGTTTTTCAGCCAACATTCGCAGAGTTATACATAATCTGGATCACCAGAAACAAGAAGATTTTTCTGAATGAGAATGGTGTGCCTGCTGAAGCTGTGAAAAGAATTAGAAGCATTCTTCTTGACAAGTTCAATGGTTACAGCACTAGTACTTCCTTTAATAGCATTATGTATGATATACAACAATTATAG